A single genomic interval of Cupriavidus sp. MP-37 harbors:
- the nuoL gene encoding NADH-quinone oxidoreductase subunit L, translated as MATTLNPNLLLAIPLAPLVGSAIAGLFGTKFFGLFSSESRGGRIVAHTSTILGVAIACVLSVMVLLDVMNGAGYNGTVYEWMAIGSLKMEVGFLVDSLTAMMMVVVTFVSLMVHIYTVGYMDGDPGYNRFFAYISLFTFSMLMLVMSNNFLQLFFGWEAVGLVSYLLIGFWYTRPTAIFANLKAFLVNRVGDFGFILGIGLLLAYAGSMNYTEVFAVRDQLATVIFPGTDWMMITVACICLFIGAMGKSAQFPLHVWLPDSMEGPTPISALIHAATMVTAGIFMVARMSPLFELSDTALSFVLVIGAITALFMGFLGIIQNDIKRVVAYSTLSQLGYMTVALGASAYSVAVFHLMTHAFFKALLFLGAGSVIIGMHHDQDIRNMGGLRKYMPITWITSLVGSLALIGTPFFAGFYSKDSIIEAVAESHIAGSGFAYFAVLAGVFVTAFYSFRMYFLVFHGKSRWGQNHAHQHHEGDHEDEEVSHDHHHGLAAGETPHESPWVVTLPLVLLAIPSVIIGAIAIEPMLFGDFFKNGIAFKEVIFVGENHHAMAELKAAFHGWVAMAQHSLTTPVLWLAIAGVVLSWFFYMKRPDIPEAIKNRFSGLYKLLDNKYYMDAINQAVFARGARLLGTGLWKGGDQSLIDGLFVNGAARVVASFASASRYLQSGYIYHYAFAMIVGMLVLLTLTITGVIGTK; from the coding sequence ATGGCAACCACGCTCAACCCCAACCTGCTGCTTGCGATTCCGCTGGCGCCGCTAGTCGGCTCCGCGATCGCCGGCCTGTTCGGTACCAAGTTCTTTGGCCTGTTTTCCTCGGAGTCGCGCGGCGGCCGGATCGTGGCCCACACCTCGACGATCCTCGGCGTGGCCATTGCCTGCGTGCTGTCGGTGATGGTGCTGCTCGACGTGATGAACGGCGCGGGCTACAACGGCACCGTCTACGAGTGGATGGCGATCGGCAGCCTGAAGATGGAGGTCGGCTTCCTGGTCGACTCGCTGACCGCGATGATGATGGTGGTGGTGACCTTCGTCTCGCTGATGGTGCATATCTACACCGTCGGCTACATGGACGGTGACCCCGGCTACAACCGCTTCTTTGCCTACATCTCGCTGTTCACCTTCTCGATGCTGATGCTGGTGATGAGCAACAACTTCCTGCAGCTGTTCTTCGGCTGGGAAGCGGTGGGCCTGGTGTCGTACCTGCTGATCGGCTTCTGGTACACCCGCCCGACGGCGATCTTCGCCAACCTGAAGGCGTTCCTGGTCAACCGCGTCGGCGACTTCGGCTTCATCCTCGGCATCGGCCTGCTGCTGGCCTACGCCGGCAGCATGAACTACACCGAAGTGTTCGCCGTGCGCGACCAGCTCGCCACCGTGATCTTCCCGGGCACCGACTGGATGATGATCACCGTGGCCTGCATCTGCCTGTTCATCGGCGCCATGGGCAAGTCGGCACAGTTCCCGCTGCACGTCTGGCTGCCCGACTCGATGGAAGGCCCGACCCCGATCTCGGCGCTGATCCACGCGGCAACCATGGTGACCGCCGGCATCTTCATGGTCGCGCGCATGTCGCCGCTGTTCGAGCTGTCGGACACCGCGCTGTCGTTCGTGCTGGTGATCGGCGCCATCACCGCGTTGTTCATGGGCTTCCTGGGCATCATCCAGAACGACATCAAGCGCGTGGTCGCGTATTCGACGCTGTCGCAGCTGGGCTACATGACCGTGGCGCTGGGCGCCTCGGCCTACTCGGTGGCGGTGTTCCACCTGATGACGCACGCGTTCTTCAAGGCGCTGCTGTTCCTGGGCGCGGGCTCGGTCATCATCGGCATGCACCACGACCAGGACATCCGCAACATGGGCGGCCTGCGCAAGTACATGCCGATCACCTGGATCACCTCGCTGGTGGGTTCGCTGGCGCTGATCGGCACGCCGTTCTTCGCCGGCTTCTACTCCAAGGACTCGATCATCGAGGCCGTGGCCGAGTCGCACATCGCCGGTTCGGGCTTTGCCTACTTCGCCGTGCTGGCGGGTGTGTTCGTCACCGCGTTCTACTCGTTCCGCATGTACTTCCTGGTGTTCCATGGCAAGTCGCGCTGGGGCCAGAACCACGCCCACCAGCACCATGAGGGCGACCACGAGGACGAGGAAGTCTCGCACGACCATCACCACGGCCTGGCCGCCGGCGAGACGCCGCACGAGTCGCCGTGGGTGGTGACGCTGCCGCTGGTGCTGCTGGCGATCCCGTCTGTGATCATCGGCGCGATCGCGATCGAGCCGATGCTGTTCGGCGACTTCTTCAAGAACGGCATCGCCTTCAAGGAAGTGATCTTCGTCGGCGAGAACCACCACGCCATGGCCGAGCTGAAGGCCGCGTTCCACGGCTGGGTGGCGATGGCGCAGCACTCGCTGACCACGCCCGTGCTGTGGCTGGCCATCGCCGGGGTGGTGCTGTCGTGGTTCTTCTACATGAAGCGCCCGGATATTCCGGAAGCGATCAAGAACCGCTTCTCGGGCCTGTACAAGCTGCTCGACAACAAGTACTACATGGACGCCATCAACCAGGCCGTGTTCGCCCGCGGCGCACGCCTGCTCGGTACCGGCCTGTGGAAGGGCGGCGACCAGAGCCTGATCGACGGCCTGTTCGTCAACGGCGCGGCGCGCGTGGTGGCATCGTTTGCTTCGGCCAGCCGCTACCTGCAGTCGGGCTATATCTACCACTACGCGTTCGCGATGATCGTCGGCATGCTGGTGCTGCTGACGCTGACGATCACGGGCGTGATCGGCACCAAGTGA
- the nuoN gene encoding NADH-quinone oxidoreductase subunit NuoN has translation MQPSSTLAPVAPIIFLAIAIAAINWIDLARGKGKQSVAYPLSLLTTLVLTVWFGMNAATGETHYAFANLVVIDPMANVLSAFCAAGLFITLVYTRRYLAERDMFAGEFYMLALFTLGGQIVMITGNNFLTLYLGLELLSLSSYALVALRRESRVTSESAMKYFVLGALASGFLLYGISMMYGATGSLNLGEVFRAVESGRINTTMLAFGVVFIVAGLSFKLGAAPFHMWIPDIYQGSPTAVTLLIAGGPKVAAFALFIRVLVEGLLPLAGDWQMMLVVLSIISLAIGNLTAIVQSNLKRMLAYSTISHMGFVLLGLLSGVVANKADGAADAYSSAMFYSVTYLLTTLGTFGIILLRTSKGFEAETLEDLKGMSRRNPWFAFLMLVMMFSLAGIPPTVGFYAKLAVLDAVVKAGMTWLAVVAVLFSLIGAFYYLRIVKLMYFDAPAGEEELEATFGLRSMLSVNGAAVILLGLFPAALMNLCYQAIRSTLGS, from the coding sequence ATGCAACCGTCCTCGACACTCGCCCCCGTGGCGCCGATCATCTTCCTGGCGATCGCCATCGCCGCGATCAACTGGATCGACCTGGCCCGGGGCAAGGGCAAGCAGAGCGTGGCGTATCCGCTGTCGCTGCTGACCACGCTGGTACTGACGGTGTGGTTCGGCATGAACGCCGCCACCGGCGAGACCCATTACGCGTTCGCCAACCTGGTCGTGATCGACCCGATGGCCAACGTGCTGTCGGCCTTCTGCGCCGCCGGCCTGTTCATCACGCTGGTCTATACGCGCCGCTACCTGGCCGAGCGCGACATGTTCGCCGGCGAGTTCTACATGCTGGCGCTGTTCACGCTGGGCGGCCAGATCGTGATGATCACCGGCAACAACTTCCTGACCCTGTACCTGGGCCTGGAACTGCTGTCGCTGTCGTCGTACGCGCTGGTGGCGCTGCGCCGCGAGTCGCGCGTGACCTCCGAATCGGCAATGAAGTACTTCGTGCTGGGCGCGCTGGCTTCGGGCTTCCTGCTGTACGGCATCTCGATGATGTACGGCGCCACCGGCTCGCTGAACCTGGGCGAGGTGTTCCGCGCGGTCGAGTCCGGCCGCATCAACACCACCATGCTGGCCTTCGGCGTGGTCTTCATCGTCGCCGGCCTGTCGTTCAAGCTGGGCGCCGCGCCGTTCCACATGTGGATCCCGGACATCTACCAGGGCTCGCCGACCGCGGTGACGCTGCTGATCGCCGGCGGCCCGAAGGTGGCGGCGTTCGCGCTGTTCATCCGCGTGCTGGTGGAAGGCCTGCTGCCGCTGGCCGGCGACTGGCAGATGATGCTGGTGGTGCTGTCGATCATCTCGCTGGCGATCGGCAACCTGACCGCCATCGTGCAGAGCAACCTGAAGCGGATGCTGGCGTACTCGACCATCTCGCACATGGGCTTCGTGCTGCTGGGCCTGCTCTCGGGCGTGGTCGCCAACAAGGCGGACGGCGCCGCCGATGCCTACAGCTCGGCGATGTTCTACTCGGTGACCTACCTGCTGACCACGCTGGGCACCTTCGGCATCATCCTGCTGCGCACCAGCAAGGGCTTCGAGGCCGAGACCCTGGAAGACCTGAAGGGCATGTCGCGCCGCAACCCGTGGTTTGCCTTCCTGATGCTGGTGATGATGTTCTCGCTGGCGGGCATCCCGCCGACCGTGGGCTTCTATGCCAAGCTGGCCGTGCTCGACGCGGTGGTCAAGGCCGGCATGACGTGGCTGGCGGTGGTAGCGGTGCTGTTCTCGCTGATCGGCGCGTTCTACTACCTGCGCATCGTCAAGCTGATGTACTTCGACGCCCCCGCCGGCGAAGAGGAACTGGAAGCCACCTTCGGCCTGCGCTCGATGCTGAGCGTGAACGGCGCCGCCGTGATCCTGCTGGGCCTGTTCCCGGCCGCGCTGATGAACCTGTGCTACCAGGCCATCCGCTCGACCCTGGGTTCCTGA
- a CDS encoding NADH-quinone oxidoreductase subunit J — protein MELTTTIFYVFALVLVLSALKVITAKNPVHSALFLVLSFFTAAAIWMLLQAEFLAILLVLVYVGAVMVLFLFVVMMIDIDIEHLRRDFWTYVPMASIVGALIIAEMAIVLVRNFIGTTTPVAASGSQEPGYSNTAALGKLIYTDYIYAFEVAGIILLVAIIAAVALTLRRRKDVKAQDVSAQLRTRRDERVRLVPMAAEDQTQQTEAAAAANKN, from the coding sequence ATGGAACTCACGACCACCATCTTCTACGTCTTTGCGCTGGTGCTGGTGCTCTCCGCACTGAAAGTCATCACCGCGAAGAACCCGGTGCACTCCGCACTGTTCCTCGTGCTGTCGTTCTTCACGGCCGCGGCGATCTGGATGCTGCTGCAGGCGGAATTCCTCGCCATCCTGCTGGTGCTGGTCTATGTCGGCGCGGTGATGGTGCTGTTCCTGTTCGTGGTGATGATGATCGATATCGATATCGAGCACCTGCGCCGCGACTTCTGGACCTACGTGCCGATGGCCTCGATCGTCGGTGCGCTGATCATCGCCGAGATGGCGATCGTGCTGGTGCGCAACTTCATCGGCACCACCACGCCGGTGGCGGCCAGCGGCTCGCAGGAGCCGGGCTACTCGAACACCGCCGCGCTCGGCAAGCTGATCTACACCGACTACATCTACGCCTTCGAAGTGGCCGGCATCATCCTGCTGGTGGCGATCATCGCCGCCGTGGCGCTGACCCTGCGCCGCCGCAAGGACGTCAAGGCCCAGGACGTGTCGGCGCAGCTGCGCACCCGCCGCGACGAACGCGTGCGCCTGGTGCCGATGGCCGCCGAAGACCAGACCCAGCAGACGGAAGCCGCGGCTGCCGCCAATAAGAACTAA
- a CDS encoding DUF1178 family protein, whose product MKVLDLRCAHDHRFEGWFASEEEAQSQISRDLVQCPVCGDHAVTRLPSAPRLNLSGATAREGKSRPAQPAAAPVTLQALYMKAVKQVLAQTEDVGDRFAEEARRMHYDEAPERGIRGSASPEEVQALAEEGIETFPLVVPDALKQTAH is encoded by the coding sequence ATGAAGGTGCTCGACCTGCGCTGCGCGCATGACCATCGTTTCGAGGGCTGGTTTGCCTCGGAGGAAGAGGCGCAGTCGCAAATCTCGCGTGACCTGGTCCAATGCCCGGTCTGTGGCGACCACGCCGTGACCCGGCTGCCCAGTGCGCCGCGCCTGAACCTGTCGGGTGCGACCGCGCGCGAGGGCAAGTCCAGGCCGGCGCAGCCGGCCGCCGCACCGGTGACACTGCAAGCGCTCTATATGAAGGCAGTGAAGCAGGTGCTGGCGCAGACCGAGGACGTTGGCGACCGCTTTGCCGAGGAGGCAAGGCGCATGCACTATGACGAGGCGCCGGAACGCGGCATCCGCGGTTCGGCCTCGCCGGAAGAAGTGCAGGCGCTGGCCGAGGAGGGCATCGAGACCTTTCCGCTCGTGGTGCCGGATGCGCTGAAGCAGACGGCTCACTGA
- a CDS encoding NUDIX domain-containing protein, translating to MTDKIQRGTQLPAASAGLSGNDDALKEVCVASATVHRGKFLTLKQDIVRLPDGKQTGREYVVHPGAVMMIPLFDDGSVLLERQFRYPVGEVMVEFPAGKLDPEEGAQRCGERELLEETGYRAARWDYLTRIHPVISYSTEFIDILLARDLTHGEAQLDDGEFLETFIAPAGQVIDWVRGGRITDVKTIIGAFWLEKVISGAWQPGEQPMPAYGTAQW from the coding sequence ATGACCGACAAGATCCAACGCGGTACCCAACTTCCCGCCGCATCCGCCGGCCTGTCCGGGAACGACGACGCACTGAAGGAAGTGTGCGTGGCGTCGGCCACGGTCCATCGCGGCAAGTTCCTTACCCTCAAGCAGGACATCGTCAGGCTGCCCGACGGCAAGCAGACCGGGCGCGAGTACGTGGTCCATCCCGGCGCGGTGATGATGATCCCGCTGTTCGACGACGGTAGCGTGCTGCTGGAGCGCCAGTTCCGCTACCCGGTGGGCGAGGTGATGGTCGAATTCCCGGCAGGCAAGCTCGACCCCGAAGAGGGCGCGCAGCGCTGCGGCGAACGCGAGCTGCTCGAGGAAACCGGCTACCGCGCCGCGCGCTGGGACTACCTGACCCGCATCCATCCCGTCATTTCGTATTCGACCGAGTTCATCGATATCCTGCTGGCGCGTGACCTGACGCACGGCGAGGCGCAGCTCGACGACGGCGAGTTCCTGGAAACCTTCATTGCACCGGCGGGACAGGTGATCGACTGGGTCCGCGGCGGCCGCATCACCGACGTGAAGACCATCATCGGGGCGTTCTGGCTGGAAAAAGTGATCTCGGGAGCTTGGCAGCCGGGCGAACAACCCATGCCGGCGTATGGCACAGCACAATGGTGA
- the nuoK gene encoding NADH-quinone oxidoreductase subunit NuoK: protein MLSLAHFLVLGAILFAISIVGIFLNRKNVIVLLMALELMLLAVNINFVAFSHYLGDLAGQVFVFFILTVAAAESAIGLAILVVLFRNLDTINVDDLDTLKG, encoded by the coding sequence GTGCTCTCTCTCGCTCATTTCCTCGTGCTCGGTGCGATCCTGTTTGCGATCAGCATCGTCGGCATCTTCCTGAACCGCAAGAACGTGATCGTGCTGCTGATGGCGCTTGAACTGATGCTGCTCGCGGTCAACATCAACTTCGTCGCCTTCTCGCATTATCTGGGCGACCTGGCAGGACAGGTTTTCGTTTTCTTCATCCTCACGGTGGCCGCCGCCGAGTCGGCAATCGGTCTCGCCATCCTGGTTGTGCTGTTCCGCAACCTCGATACGATCAACGTGGACGACCTCGACACCCTCAAGGGCTGA
- the nuoH gene encoding NADH-quinone oxidoreductase subunit NuoH yields MIDWITSQGQGVLGAYWTPLWILIRAVIIVVPLLLCVAYLILWERKLIGWMHVRIGPNRVGPLGLLQPIADVLKLLLKEVMMPTQVSRGMYLIAPLMVLMPAVAIWAVIPFQAEVVMADVNAGLLYVMAISSVGVYGVILAGWASNSKYAFIGAMRAAAQMVSYEIAMGFALVTVLMVAGSLNLSAIVNGQNTGYFADMGINILSWNWLPLLPMFGVYFISGVAETNRHPFDVVEGESEIVAGHMIEYSGMGFALFFLAEYINMIIISTMTALMFLGGWAPPFESVVTNAVPGFFWLLIKVFLLLSVFIWIRASFPRYRYDQIMRLGWKVFIPLTVAWLIIVAIWIKSPWNIWH; encoded by the coding sequence ATGATTGACTGGATTACCTCGCAAGGGCAGGGCGTACTGGGCGCGTACTGGACGCCGCTGTGGATCCTGATCCGCGCCGTGATCATCGTGGTGCCGCTGCTGCTGTGCGTGGCTTACCTGATCCTGTGGGAGCGCAAGCTGATCGGCTGGATGCACGTGCGCATCGGCCCGAACCGCGTCGGTCCGCTGGGCCTGCTGCAGCCGATCGCCGACGTGCTGAAGCTGCTGCTCAAGGAAGTCATGATGCCCACGCAGGTCAGCCGGGGCATGTACCTGATCGCCCCGCTGATGGTGCTGATGCCGGCCGTGGCGATCTGGGCCGTGATTCCGTTCCAGGCCGAGGTGGTGATGGCCGACGTCAACGCCGGCCTGCTGTACGTGATGGCGATCAGCTCGGTCGGCGTGTACGGCGTGATCCTGGCCGGCTGGGCCTCGAACTCCAAGTACGCCTTCATCGGCGCGATGCGCGCCGCGGCGCAGATGGTGTCGTATGAAATCGCCATGGGCTTTGCCCTGGTGACGGTGCTGATGGTTGCCGGCAGCCTGAACCTGTCGGCCATCGTCAACGGCCAGAACACCGGCTACTTCGCCGACATGGGCATCAACATCCTGTCGTGGAACTGGCTGCCGCTGCTGCCGATGTTCGGCGTGTACTTCATCTCGGGCGTGGCCGAAACCAACCGCCACCCGTTCGACGTGGTCGAAGGCGAATCGGAAATCGTCGCCGGCCACATGATCGAATACTCGGGCATGGGCTTCGCGCTGTTCTTCCTGGCCGAGTACATCAACATGATCATCATCTCGACGATGACCGCGCTGATGTTCCTGGGCGGCTGGGCGCCTCCGTTCGAGAGCGTGGTGACCAACGCGGTCCCGGGCTTCTTCTGGCTGCTGATCAAGGTTTTCCTGCTGCTGTCCGTGTTCATCTGGATTCGTGCCTCGTTCCCGCGCTACCGCTATGACCAGATCATGCGCCTGGGCTGGAAGGTGTTCATTCCCCTGACCGTGGCCTGGCTGATCATCGTGGCGATCTGGATCAAGTCGCCGTGGAACATCTGGCACTGA
- a CDS encoding NADH-quinone oxidoreductase subunit M produces MVLSFSIWLPVFFGLLILAFGSDRSPGFVRWMSLFGSIASFVVTLPLVFNFDRATAAMQFVEKANWIERFNIHYLLGVDGLSMWFVVLTAFITVIVVISAWEVITERVAEYMASFLILSGLMVGVFCALDGMLFYVFFEATLIPMYIIIGVWGGPNRVYAAFKFFLYTLLGSLLTLVALLYLYNKTGTFDILQWHQAKLSMNEQIALFLAFFVAFAVKVPMWPVHTWLPDAHVEAPTGGSVVLAAIMLKLGAYGFLRFSLPIAPDASHYLAPFIITISLIAVIYIGLVALVQADMKKLVAYSSIAHMGFVTLGFFIFSDIGVEGGIVQMISHGFISGAMFLCIGVLYDRVHSRQIADYGGVVNTMPKFAALSVFFAMANCGLPATSGFVGEFMVILGAVKFNFWIGLLAATALILGAAYSLWMVKRVIFGDVVHQHVRELADLNKREFVMLGLLALMTLYMGLHPKPFTDVMHPSVVNLLQHAAQSKL; encoded by the coding sequence ATGGTTCTGTCTTTCTCAATCTGGCTGCCTGTCTTTTTCGGCCTGCTGATCCTGGCCTTCGGCTCGGACCGCAGCCCGGGCTTCGTGCGGTGGATGTCGCTGTTCGGCTCGATCGCCAGCTTCGTCGTGACGCTGCCGCTGGTGTTCAACTTCGACCGCGCCACCGCGGCGATGCAGTTCGTCGAAAAGGCGAACTGGATCGAGCGCTTCAACATCCACTACCTGCTGGGCGTTGACGGCCTGTCGATGTGGTTCGTGGTGCTGACCGCCTTCATCACGGTGATCGTGGTGATCTCGGCCTGGGAAGTGATCACCGAGCGCGTGGCCGAGTACATGGCGTCGTTCCTGATCCTGTCGGGCCTGATGGTGGGCGTGTTCTGTGCGCTCGACGGCATGCTGTTCTACGTGTTCTTCGAAGCCACGCTGATCCCGATGTACATCATCATCGGCGTCTGGGGCGGCCCGAACCGCGTCTACGCGGCCTTCAAGTTCTTCCTGTACACGCTGCTGGGCTCGCTGCTGACGCTGGTCGCGCTGCTGTACCTGTACAACAAGACCGGCACCTTCGACATCCTGCAGTGGCACCAGGCCAAGCTGTCGATGAACGAGCAGATCGCGCTGTTCCTGGCCTTCTTCGTCGCCTTCGCGGTCAAGGTGCCGATGTGGCCGGTGCACACCTGGCTGCCCGACGCCCACGTCGAGGCGCCGACCGGCGGCTCGGTGGTGCTGGCCGCGATCATGCTGAAGCTGGGCGCCTACGGCTTCCTGCGCTTCTCGCTGCCGATCGCGCCTGACGCCAGCCACTACCTGGCGCCGTTCATCATCACCATCTCGCTGATCGCGGTGATCTACATCGGCCTGGTGGCGCTGGTGCAGGCCGACATGAAGAAGCTGGTGGCGTATTCGTCGATCGCCCACATGGGCTTCGTCACGCTGGGCTTCTTCATCTTCAGCGACATCGGCGTCGAAGGCGGCATCGTGCAGATGATCTCGCACGGCTTTATCTCGGGCGCGATGTTCCTGTGCATCGGCGTGCTGTACGACCGCGTGCATTCGCGCCAGATCGCGGACTACGGCGGCGTGGTCAACACCATGCCCAAGTTCGCCGCGCTGTCGGTGTTCTTCGCCATGGCCAACTGCGGCCTGCCGGCCACCTCGGGTTTCGTCGGCGAATTCATGGTGATCCTGGGCGCGGTCAAGTTCAATTTCTGGATCGGCCTGCTGGCCGCCACCGCGCTGATCCTGGGCGCCGCCTACTCGCTGTGGATGGTCAAGCGCGTGATCTTCGGCGACGTCGTGCACCAGCACGTGCGCGAGCTGGCCGACCTGAACAAGCGTGAGTTCGTCATGCTCGGCCTGCTGGCCCTCATGACGCTGTACATGGGCCTGCACCCGAAGCCCTTTACCGACGTGATGCACCCGTCCGTGGTCAACCTGCTGCAGCACGCGGCGCAGTCGAAGCTGTAA
- the nuoI gene encoding NADH-quinone oxidoreductase subunit NuoI, translated as MLLAIKDFFNSLLLKELFKGMALTGRYLFARKITVQFPEEKTPISPRFRGLHALRRYPNGEERCIACKLCEAVCPALAITIESDARADGTRRTTRYDIDLTKCIFCGFCEEACPVDAIVETQILEYHGEKRGDLYFTKDMLLAVGDRYEPQIAAAKAADAKYR; from the coding sequence ATGCTGCTCGCCATCAAGGACTTCTTCAACAGCCTGCTCCTGAAGGAACTCTTCAAGGGCATGGCCCTGACCGGCCGCTATCTCTTCGCGCGCAAGATCACGGTCCAGTTCCCGGAAGAGAAGACGCCGATCTCGCCGCGTTTCCGCGGGCTGCACGCGCTGCGCCGCTACCCCAACGGGGAAGAGCGCTGCATCGCCTGCAAGCTGTGCGAGGCGGTGTGCCCGGCGCTGGCCATCACGATCGAGTCCGACGCGCGCGCCGACGGCACGCGCCGCACCACGCGCTATGACATCGACCTGACCAAGTGCATCTTCTGCGGCTTCTGCGAAGAGGCCTGCCCGGTCGACGCCATCGTCGAAACGCAGATCCTGGAATACCACGGCGAAAAGCGCGGCGACCTGTACTTCACCAAGGACATGCTGCTGGCCGTGGGCGACCGCTACGAGCCGCAGATCGCCGCGGCCAAGGCGGCCGACGCGAAGTACCGCTAA
- a CDS encoding DUF2818 family protein, producing the protein MSASASGWFVILLALVCANLPFVNQRLFVVIPLRQARKPLWLRLLELVVWFAVAGAAGFAVEANLGGTFAQGWQFYAITACMMLVFAFPGFTWQYLVKHRTA; encoded by the coding sequence ATGAGCGCCTCCGCAAGCGGCTGGTTTGTCATCCTGCTGGCACTGGTCTGTGCGAACCTGCCGTTCGTCAACCAGCGCCTGTTCGTGGTGATCCCGCTGCGGCAGGCGCGCAAGCCGCTGTGGCTGCGCCTGCTCGAACTGGTGGTCTGGTTCGCGGTGGCCGGCGCAGCCGGCTTCGCGGTGGAAGCCAACCTGGGCGGCACGTTTGCGCAGGGCTGGCAGTTCTACGCCATCACCGCCTGCATGATGCTGGTGTTTGCCTTCCCCGGCTTCACCTGGCAATACCTCGTCAAACACCGAACGGCCTGA